One Sphingomonas sp. OV641 genomic region harbors:
- the copC gene encoding copper homeostasis periplasmic binding protein CopC: MRRLFITTAAAALFFVGGVANAHPKLVSASPAANAAVATPEKISLQFSEKLVPAFSKADLTMAAMPGMAAMKMPSSAAVGADGRTLTITPKQRLPRGRYSVDWQVVSGDTHKITGSYNFTVK; this comes from the coding sequence ATGCGCCGCTTGTTCATCACGACTGCCGCCGCCGCCCTGTTCTTCGTAGGCGGCGTGGCGAACGCGCATCCGAAGCTGGTGTCCGCCAGTCCCGCTGCCAACGCGGCGGTCGCGACCCCCGAGAAGATCAGCCTCCAGTTCAGCGAGAAGCTCGTGCCGGCTTTCTCTAAGGCCGACCTTACCATGGCCGCGATGCCTGGCATGGCGGCCATGAAAATGCCCAGCAGCGCCGCAGTCGGCGCCGATGGCCGGACGCTCACCATCACCCCGAAGCAGCGTCTCCCGCGTGGACGCTACAGCGTCGACTGGCAGGTCGTCTCTGGCGACACACATAAAATCACCGGCAGCTACAATTTCACGGTGAAGTGA
- a CDS encoding NAD(P)/FAD-dependent oxidoreductase translates to MRLRLTDQGWTGDPEEVIDCLIVGGGPAGLMTAIYLSRFLRSCVVYDAAAGRAASIPRSHNLPGFPGGISGVTFLARLQAQLREYGGTVQRGEIDAIVASGDHFSASCELNVLYARTVVLATGVVNRRPEMPDAMHDIGVARGLLRYCPICDGYEARRMNVAVLGGDGHGAEEAEFLRAYGAKVTLLAERSLDLGPTELAKLDQQGIDVAPSPVGQLRLGECVEVRLANGLELQFDTLYPALGSSPRTRLASLLGAQLSESGCVLTNAHQQTSVKGLYAVGDVVEGLDQISVAAGQAAIAATAIHNLLRDRDSGLSSALAGLYSARSVPPT, encoded by the coding sequence ATGAGGTTGCGGTTGACCGATCAGGGCTGGACTGGAGATCCTGAGGAGGTCATCGACTGTCTGATAGTGGGCGGTGGTCCAGCGGGCCTCATGACCGCGATCTATCTGTCGCGGTTTCTCAGGAGCTGCGTCGTCTACGATGCGGCGGCAGGGCGCGCCGCGTCCATCCCGCGCTCGCACAACCTGCCAGGATTTCCCGGCGGCATTTCCGGCGTCACGTTTCTTGCCCGTTTGCAGGCTCAGCTGCGCGAATATGGCGGTACGGTCCAGAGAGGTGAGATTGACGCAATCGTCGCGTCAGGCGACCACTTCTCGGCAAGCTGCGAACTGAACGTCCTGTATGCGCGGACCGTTGTCCTTGCGACGGGCGTCGTCAACCGGCGTCCCGAGATGCCTGATGCGATGCATGACATCGGCGTGGCGCGTGGGCTTCTCCGCTATTGCCCGATCTGCGATGGTTATGAGGCCCGGCGCATGAACGTGGCGGTGCTCGGCGGCGATGGTCATGGTGCTGAAGAAGCCGAATTCCTGAGGGCTTATGGGGCCAAGGTCACGCTTCTGGCCGAACGCTCGCTCGATCTTGGGCCGACCGAACTTGCCAAGCTGGACCAGCAGGGCATTGATGTCGCCCCCTCGCCTGTCGGGCAGTTGCGTCTTGGCGAGTGTGTCGAGGTGAGGCTGGCCAATGGCTTGGAGCTACAATTCGACACGCTTTACCCCGCACTCGGCTCATCACCTCGGACGCGGCTTGCCTCTTTGCTCGGAGCACAGCTCAGCGAATCCGGGTGCGTGCTAACCAATGCCCACCAACAAACCTCGGTTAAGGGTCTCTACGCAGTCGGCGACGTCGTGGAAGGGCTCGATCAGATCAGCGTCGCAGCCGGACAAGCGGCGATCGCTGCGACCGCAATTCATAACCTGTTGCGCGACCGCGACAGTGGATTGTCATCCGCCCTCGCCGGGCTGTATTCCGCTCGGAGCGTACCGCCGACGTAG